In Arvicanthis niloticus isolate mArvNil1 chromosome Y unlocalized genomic scaffold, mArvNil1.pat.X SUPER_Y_unloc_2, whole genome shotgun sequence, a single window of DNA contains:
- the LOC117695982 gene encoding vomeronasal type-2 receptor 116-like: MKKLRGFTISFLLLKFSLILCCLTELSCFWRIKNIEDNDGHLRSDCGFSLMLWEEAIEDDFYNQLIPFRIQKRKSEFLLVVIFAAEEINKNPYLLPNMSLYFDIIVGLCGDTLGLLDEVYSQQNRSLEFINYICGLDPTCGADIIGPSWKSSLRLALYSRTPTVFFGPFNPNLSDHDQLPFVYQVATKDTHLFHGMVSLMVHFRWTWIGLVISDDDQGIQFLSDMREEMQRNGMCLAFVNVIPENMHLYMTRAKVYDEQITTSTARVVIIYGDMNSTVEISFRRWGYLGAHRIWITTSQWDVITNKKDFTLDFFHGTVTFAHHKGETVKLRDFMQTINTDKYPVSISDSVLGWNYFNCSISKKSNKMDLFTFINTLEWTTLHKYDMVPSDEGYNLYNAIYAVAYIYHELILQQVESQKMVKHKGLFTDCLQMASLLKTRVFTNPVGELVNMNHRENQCEEYDIFFTWNFPQGFGLKVKIGSYSPCFPQSQQLHISEDMEWATGGTSVGIPQCVQCPENEVSNETGSCRIPEGQGILAPDVWPFGLWSIERCFYRDVLECKAPKADGTLPASLCPVPIEVDIGLQRATPRSNCKQRRIGPLFLNRYNINTRDGDTSSTY, encoded by the exons ATGAAGAAGCTACGTGGTTTCACTATTTCCTTTTTGCTCCTGAAGTTTTCTCTCATCTTGTGCTGTTTGACTGAACTCAGTTGCTTTTGGAGGATAAAGAATATTGAGGATAATGATGGGCATTTGAGAAGTGACTGTGGTTTTTCGCTTATGTTATGGGAGGAAGCTATTGAAGACGATTTCTATAATCAACTTATTCCTTTTAG aatacaaaaaagaaaatctgagtttCTTCTGGTAGTGATTTTTGCTGCTGAAGAGATCAACAAGAATCCTTATCTTTTACCCAATATGTCTTTGTATTTCGACATCATTGTTGGCCTATGTGGAGATACATTGGGACTTCTGGATGAAGTATATTCACAACAAAACCGTAGTTTGGAGTTTATTAATTATATCTGTGGATTAGATCCAACATGTGGTGCAGACATTATAGGACCATCATGGAAATCATCCTTAAGACTAGCACTTTATTCTAGGACACCAACG gttttctttggaccatttaatCCTAACCTAAGTGACCATGACCAGTTGCCCTTTGTCTATCAGGTAGCCACGAAGGACACCCATTTGTTCCATGGCATGGTTTCCTTAATGGTTCATTTTAGATGGACTTGGATTGGACTGGTCATCTCAGATGATGACCAGGGTATTCAGTTTCTCTCAGacatgagagaagaaatgcaaaggaaTGGGATGTGTTTGGCTTTTGTGAATGTGATCCCAGAAAACATGCACTTATACATGACAAGGGCTAAGGTATATGATGAACAAATTACAACATCAACAGCAAGGGTTGTTATCATTTATGGTGACATGAACTCTACTGTAGAAATCAGCTTTAGAAGATGGGGATATTTAGGTGCTCACAGAATCTGGATCACAACCTCACAATGGGATGTtatcacaaataaaaaagatttcaccCTTGATTTCTTCCATGGGACTGTCACTTTTGCACACCACAAAGGTGAGACTGTTAAGCTTAGAGATTTTATGCAAACAATAAACACTGACAAATACCCAGTGAGCATTTCTGACTCTGTCCTGGGGTGGAATTATTTTAACTGTTCAATCTctaagaaaagcaataaaatggATCTGTTTACATTCATCAACACATTGGAATGGACAACACTGCACAAATATGACATGGTCCCGAGTGATGAAGGTTATAATTTGTACAACGCGATTTATGCTGTGGCCTACATCTACCATGAACTCATTCTTCAACAAGTAGAGTCTCAGAAAATGGTAAAACACAAGGGATTATTCACTGACTGTCTGCAG ATGGCTTCCTTGTTGAAAACCAGGGTATTTACTAACCCTGTTGGAGAACTGGTGAACATGAACCATAGAGAAAATCAGTGTGAAGAATATGACATTTTCTTCACTTGGAATTTTCCACAAGGCTTtggattaaaagtgaaaataggaaGCTATTCTCCTTGTTTCCCACAGAGTCAACAACTTCACATATCTGAAGACATGGAGTGGGCCACAGGAGGAACATCAGTGGGTATACCACAG TGTGTCCAGTGCCCAGAAAACGAGGTTTCCAATGAAACAG GGTCTTGTCGAATCCCCGAGGGACAGGGCATCTTGGCGCCAGACGTGTGGCCCTTTGGGTTGTGGTCGATTGAACGTTGCTTCTACAGGGACGTCCT GGAGTGCAAAGCCCCTAAGGCAGATGgtactctccctgcctccttgtgtCCCGTTCCCATCGAGGTAGACATTGGGCTTCAGAGAGCCACACcaag GAGCAACTGCAAGCagcgcaggattggacctctgttccTCAACCGATACAATATTAACACCAGAGATGGGGACACAAGTTCTACATACTGA